From the genome of Nitrospirota bacterium:
TGAGAAGCTCTTTGGGCTGAAAAGTGAAGACGTGATCGGCAAATCAGACTATGACTTCTTCCCGAAGGAGCAGGCTGACTTTTTCCGCCAGAAAGATCTGGAGGCCATCAGATTAAAAGGGGTGCTGAATATTCCGGAAGAGGTGCTGGACAGTTTCAGCCATGGCAGGATTCTGCTTCGTACAACAAAAGTCCCGATCTTCGGGAGGGATGGCGAGCCGCTCTGTCTTGCAGGTATTTCAGAAGACGTGACCGAGCTTAAGGCAACACACGACAGTCTCAGTAGAGTAAGCCTCAACCTTGAGCATCTCGTTGATGAAAGAACCCGGGCACTGACAGAGGAAATTGCATATCGAAAGCAGATCGATAAAGATCTCCAGGAGAGCGAAGCCCGGTACAGGAGGCTTTTGGAAGCGGTGACAGACTATATCTATACGGTGACGGTTGAAGACGGCAGAGTGGTAAAGACGGTCCATGGGCCGGGCTGCGTTGCTGTTACGGGCTATACGGCTGAAGAGTACGAGGCCAACTCAATGTTATGGTTTCAGATGGTCTATGACGCAGACAGGGGCCTGGTAATCAGAAAGACAGATAAACTTCTTTCCGGAGCGCTCACAGAGCCGCTTGAACACAGGATCAGGCATAAAGACGGCAGTATTCGATGGGTAAGGAATACCGCTGTTTCACGGTTCAATGAGCATGGTCATCTCATCGGTTATGACAGCCTGATTATCGATATTACCGAAAAAAGGAAACTTGAAGCAGCACTTATGCATGCACAGAAGCTCGAAGCGGTCGGGCAGATGGCCGGGGGCATTGCCCATGACTTTAATAATATCCTGACGGCAATCAGCGGATATTCTCACCTGATGCTTATGAAAATGAGCCCCGAGCATCCCTTGAGAAACAACGTTGAGCAGGTCATTTTTGCCGGCGAACGTGCAGCAACACTCACGAAAAGCCTTCTTTCATTTTCCAGAAAGGATACGATTGATCCTAAACCAATCAGGCTTAGAGAGGTTATTGATAGTGTGCATAAGCTTCTGGCTCGGCTGATCAGCGAAGATATATGCCTTTTCCTGATGCAGAGCGAGCACGATATTATTGTTATGGCAGATTCCGGACAGATTGGCCAGGTGCTGATTAATCTGGTTACGAATGCCCGGGATGCCATGCCAACGGGAGGACATATTACCATAATGACAAGTGTCGAGAAATTAGACAAAATTGCAGGAGGTAATGGTCGGCATAATAGTGAGACCCCTTACGCGGTCATTACGGTATCGGATACAGGTGCGGGGATTGAGCCGCAGATCCGGGACAAGATATTCGAGCCTTTCTTTACTACCAAGGAACCCGGAAAGGGAACTGGTCTTGGTCTTTCGCTTGTTCACGGGATTGTTATGCAGCACCAGGGACATATTAGTATTGTTAGTGAGCCAGGGAAGGGGACTACCTTCCGGATTGCCATTCCTCTGCTGCATTCCGAATCTGCTGTCTGCGTGACTGATGCAATGGCCGCAGCCTCGATAATATGCGGGACAGAGACGATTCTTCTGGTAGAAGACGATGCCATGGTCCGTAATTACCTGCGGGAATGTCTCAGTCTCCATGGATACACGGTGATAGAGGCGGCTGATGGCAGAGAAGCGGTGGATATATTTAAAAACCAGCACCATCGGATCGGTTTGGTGCTCACTGATGTAATTATGCCAAATAGAAACGGGCTGTATGTACACAATGAGGTT
Proteins encoded in this window:
- a CDS encoding PAS domain S-box protein, with translation MRRTGKKFKKEHHLRNARKGIFCNGTAGNTALKSMLADLPDAHGEQKKDLQPESLPFQTILNDLPAAVFVKRLDDGKFIYWNRESEKLFGLKSEDVIGKSDYDFFPKEQADFFRQKDLEAIRLKGVLNIPEEVLDSFSHGRILLRTTKVPIFGRDGEPLCLAGISEDVTELKATHDSLSRVSLNLEHLVDERTRALTEEIAYRKQIDKDLQESEARYRRLLEAVTDYIYTVTVEDGRVVKTVHGPGCVAVTGYTAEEYEANSMLWFQMVYDADRGLVIRKTDKLLSGALTEPLEHRIRHKDGSIRWVRNTAVSRFNEHGHLIGYDSLIIDITEKRKLEAALMHAQKLEAVGQMAGGIAHDFNNILTAISGYSHLMLMKMSPEHPLRNNVEQVIFAGERAATLTKSLLSFSRKDTIDPKPIRLREVIDSVHKLLARLISEDICLFLMQSEHDIIVMADSGQIGQVLINLVTNARDAMPTGGHITIMTSVEKLDKIAGGNGRHNSETPYAVITVSDTGAGIEPQIRDKIFEPFFTTKEPGKGTGLGLSLVHGIVMQHQGHISIVSEPGKGTTFRIAIPLLHSESAVCVTDAMAAASIICGTETILLVEDDAMVRNYLRECLSLHGYTVIEAADGREAVDIFKNQHHRIGLVLTDVIMPNRNGLYVHNEVKKINPDSKVLFMSGHTADVFEKAGTSEIDSKMLIKPIHPHTLLSSIREALDSTP